One window of Nymphaea colorata isolate Beijing-Zhang1983 chromosome 1, ASM883128v2, whole genome shotgun sequence genomic DNA carries:
- the LOC116248549 gene encoding pentatricopeptide repeat-containing protein At1g08070, chloroplastic-like, with protein sequence MPNLGFCKTIKSDNLSLSLTPMLLHCKLPLPPPPLPPPELAPKWGTSAISISHHPCLLLLERCRDMGTLKVIHGNMIRHHLSSLTFPISRVVAFCAISPHGSIEYARLVFSQIQNPNTFITNTIIRGYASSATPELALDFFRETQESGAGFDHHTFTFLIKACARLGSLPRGRETHGRAIAAGLGGDGFIQNALIHMYSSCGDHAAAKKVFDETPQRDLVCWNTMINCYVQSQDYTQALVMFERMVDAGVEPDEVTMVTALTACAQAGNLETGQRLHSWIIERRLKLGVVLQTALVDMYAKCGCLTISRKVFDEMPQRNLVTWNSMLAGYAQSRMSKETLSLFEDMLISKVKPNEITMLSVLSACADLGALLQGMWAHVYLERKKIPIDEFVVTALIDMYSKCGSIDNAKKVFESTSKRDVSVWTAMITGLAMHGHANDALEKFSAMQLAGVKPNRVTFVGVLCACSHAGLVDEGRRLFRAMRSQYGLVPDMEHYACMVDLLGRAGLLQEAKEFIEGMPLEPDRFVWGALLGGCQVHGNVELAVDVGERLIELDPSNSGVYVLQSNMYCSAGRWEDAVRVRKMMKNSGVKKPPGCTFIEMGGLVHEFIVGDKTHPQTKEIYLMLDEMSRRLERVGYKPNTSKVLLDLDEEEKENALARHSEKLAIAFGLIHSNAGQTIRMVKNLRVCSDCHQVSKLVSKIFGREIIVRDRTRFHHFKDGSCSCNDYW encoded by the coding sequence ATGCCAAATCTTGGTTTCTGCAAAACCATCAAATCTGACAATCTATCGCTCTCCTTGACACCCATGCTGCTCCACTGTAAGCTCCCACTACCACCGCCACCACTACCACCACCGGAACTCGCACCTAAATGGGGAACGTCAGCCATCTCCATCTCCCATCATCCATGTCTCCTCCTTCTAGAGAGATGCAGGGACATGGGGACACTCAAAGTGATCCATGGCAACATGATCAGGCACCATCTGTCCTCACTTACCTTCCCCATCAGTCGCGTGGTGGCTTTCTGCGCAATTTCGCCACACGGCAGCATTGAGTACGCCCGCCTCGTCTTCTCTCAGATTCAGAATCCCAACACCTTCATCACCAACACCATCATCCGGGGCTACGCCAGCAGCGCCACCCCTGAGCTTGCTCTTGACTTCTTCCGAGAAACGCAGGAGTCGGGAGCTGGATTCGACCACCACACTTTCACGTTTCTGATCAAGGCGTGTGCCCGACTGGGATCGCTCCCTCGGGGTCGGGAAACTCACGGCCGGGCGATCGCCGCCGGGCTTGGCGGAGATGGTTTTATCCAGAATGCGTTAATTCATATGTATTCGAGTTGTGGCGATCACGCGGCCGCGAAAAAAGTATTTGATGAAACGCCTCAGCGAGACTTGGTGTGCTGGAACACCATGATCAATTGCTATGTGCAATCTCAAGATTACACTCAGGCGCTTGTTATGTTCGAGCGGATGGTGGATGCCGGTGTGGAGCCAGATGAAGTGACCATGGTGACTGCACTTACTGCCTGTGCCCAAGCAGGGAATTTGGAAACAGGACAGCGGCTCCATTCATGGATAATAGAGAGACGACTGAAGCTTGGAGTGGTCCTACAAACTGCTTTGGTTGATATGTATGCAAAGTGTGGCTGCTTGACAATCTCAAGGAAAGTCTTCGATGAAATGCCTCAAAGAAATTTGGTAACTTGGAATTCAATGTTGGCTGGATATGCTCAAAGTCGGATGAGCAAGGAAACATTGAGCCTATTTGAAGATATGTTGATCTCTAAGGTGAAACCTAACGAGATCACCATGCTCAGTGTGCTGTCTGCATGTGCTGATTTGGGTGCATTGCTGCAGGGGATGTGGGCACATGTTTACCTGGAGAGGAAAAAGATCCCCATCGATGAGTTTGTGGTGACTGCACTTATTGACATGTACTCGAAATGTGGCAGCATTGACAATGCAAAAAAGGTATTTGAATCAACTTCAAAGCGGGATGTATCGGTCTGGACTGCCATGATCACTGGGTTAGCCATGCATGGGCATGCAAACGATGCTCTGGAGAAGTTTTCTGCAATGCAACTCGCAGGGGTGAAGCCCAACAGAGTGACATTTGTAGGGGTTTTATGTGCGTGTAGTCATGCAGGCTTAGTTGACGAAGGGCGTAGGCTTTTTAGAGCAATGAGGAGTCAGTATGGTCTTGTACCTGATATGGAGCACTACGCTTGCATGGTTGATCTCCTGGGCCGTGCTGGGTTGCTCCAAGAAGCAAAAGAATTCATAGAAGGAATGCCGTTGGAGCCAGACAGGTTCGTCTGGGGAGCTCTACTGGGTGGCTGCCAGGTTCATGGCAACGTGGAGCTGGCTGTGGATGTCGGCGAACGACTGATTGAACTAGACCCATCAAACAGTGGTGTATATGTTCTGCAATCAAACATGTATTGCTCTGCTGGTCGATGGGAAGATGCAGTCAGGGTgaggaagatgatgaaaaattcAGGAGTGAAGAAACCTCCTGGTTGTACGTTCATAGAAATGGGTGGCCTCGTTCATGAGTTCATAGTTGGAGATAAGACACATCCACAAACCAAAGAAATCTACCTTATGTTAGATGAGATGAGTAGGAGGTTAGAAAGGGTGGGTTATAAGCCAAATACATCTAAAGTGCTTCTTGATTTGgacgaagaagagaaagaaaatgcacTTGCTCGACACAGCGAGAAGTTGGCAATCGCTTTCGGGCTCATCCACTCAAATGCAGGACAGACTATCCGTATGGTGAAGAACCTCAGAGTTTGCAGCGACTGTCACCAAGTGTCAAAGTTAGTATCGAAGATCTTTGGAAGAGAAATTATTGTTCGCGACAGAACTAGGTTTCATCATTTCAAAGATGGATCATGTTCTTGCAATGATTATTGGTGA
- the LOC116249331 gene encoding histidine biosynthesis bifunctional protein hisIE, chloroplastic: MAASLSCPGRAWIQGGSTLSWNPRKSTLVSPFFVKSPRNFTVVRMAVSVEKSNQSPLERYEAHLDDAKVNLLLDRIKWDDKGLVVAIAQNVDTGAILMQGFANREAVATTLRSCKATFYSRSRQSLWTKGETSMNFINVHDVFLDCDRDSIIYFGKPDGPTCHTGAETCYYTSVADVLKLPQVEENRLALTTLYSLESTIAQRKAEIVEAQNAKPSWTKKLLLDEKLLCSKIREEAGELCQTLENAEESKRTASEMADVLYHSMVLLANKGVKMEEVLAVLRERFSQSGIEEKSSRKPKH, from the exons ATGGCTGCGTCCCTTTCTTGTCCCGGCAGAGCTTGGATCCAAGGTGGTTCTACGCTATCGTGGAACCCTAGAAAATCCACACTTGTATCTCCGTTCTTCGTGAAATCTCCGAGGAACTTCACGGTCGTGAGGATGGCCGTCTCCGTCGAGAAGAGTAACCAATCTCCCCTCGAGAGATACGAAGCTCACTTGGATGATGCCAAG GTGAATTTATTGTTGGATAGAATTAAATGGGATGACAAAGGCTTGGTGGTGGCAATTGCCCAAAATGTAGACACTGGAGCCATTCTGATGCAAGGTTTTGCAAACAGGGAGGCTGTGGCTACAACCCTCAGATCATGCAAAGCAACTTTTTACAGCCGATCCAGGCAGTCTCTATGGACTAAAGGAGAAACCTCCATGAATTTTATCAATGTCCATGATGTCTTTCTTGATTGTGATCGGGATTCG ATAATCTATTTTGGGAAGCCTGATGGACCAACTTGTCACACAGGTGCAGAAACCTGCTATTACACATCAGTTGCTGACGTGCTAAAACTTCCTCAG GTTGAGGAAAACAGGCTGGCGTTAACGACTTTGTACTCTCTTGAATCCACTATAGCTCAACGTAAAGCTGAAATTGTAGAGGCACAAAATGCCAAGCCTTCATGGACGAAGAAGCTATTGCTTGATGAAAAGCTACTGTGCTCTAAGATCAG GGAAGAGGCCGGCGAGTTGTGCCAAACATTGGAAAATGCTGAAGAAAGTAAACGGACAGCATCGGAAATGGCAGATGTACTGTATCACTCAATGGTCCTGCTTGCAAATAAGGGCgtaaagatggaggaagttctTGCAGTCCTCAGAGAGAGATTCTCTCAGTCAGGTATTGAGGAAAAGAGCAGTAGAAAACCAAAGCACTGA